The following coding sequences are from one Thunnus maccoyii chromosome 17, fThuMac1.1, whole genome shotgun sequence window:
- the LOC121882532 gene encoding G-protein coupled receptor 6 isoform X1 encodes MLKLKVNVETTALAKTTKKRQRGDMNESLLVNDSSASPVAGEALQWMEADSPELNSSLEFSTAPLDFPINPWDIMLCMSGTVIACENAIVVAIIFYTPTLRTPMFVLIGSLATADLLAGMGLILNFVFQYVISSETISLITVGFLVASFTASISSLLAITVDRYFSLYNALTYFSEKTLQYVHLMLLGTWGVSLFLGLLPVLGWNCLDEPASCSIVRPLTRSNVTLLATSFFIIFVLMLTLYFKICKIVCHHAHQIALQQHFFATSHYIATKKGVSTLAIILGTFGASWLPFAIYCLVGEREYPSVYTYATLLPATYNSMINPIIYAYRNAEIQRSIYMLLCGCFQANGAYRSRSPSEV; translated from the exons ATGTTAAAGTTAAAAGTTAACGTTGAAACAACAGCATTAGCCAAAAC gacaaagaaaagacaacGTGGAGATATGAACGAGTCGCTGCTGGTGAATGACTCCTCTGCGAGTCCTGTGGCTGGAGAAGCTCTCCAATGGATGGAGGCTGATTCTCCAGAGCTCAACAGCAGCCTGGAGTTCTCCACTGCCCCACTAGACTTCCCTATCAACCCATGGGACATTATGCTCTGCATGTCAGGCACTGTCATCGCCTGCGAAAATGCCATAGTGGTAGCAATCATCTTCTACACGCCAACACTAAGGACTCCCATGTTTGTGCTGATTGGGAGCCTGGCCACAGCAGATCTGCTGGCCGGCATGGGATTAATCCTGAACTTTGTGTTTCAATATGTGATCTCTTCTGAGACTATCAGCCTTATCACCGTAGGCTTCCTGGTAGCCTCTTTCACAGCATCCATCAGCAGCCTTTTGGCTATAACAGTGGACCGTTACTTCTCTCTCTACAACGCCCTGACATACTTCTCAGAGAAGACGCTGCAGTATGTGCACCTGATGTTACTGGGGACGTGGGGGGTGTCTCTGTTCCTGGGCTTGCTGCCGGTGCTCGGCTGGAACTGCCTGGATGAACCAGCCTCCTGCAGCATCGTCCGCCCTTTGACCCGGAGCAATGTCACACTCCTGGCCACCtccttcttcatcatcttcgTGCTCATGCTGACCCTCTACTTCAAGATTTGCAAGATTGTGTGCCACCACGCCCACCAGATTGCCCTCCAGCAACACTTCTTTGCCACGTCGCATTATATCGCCACCAAGAAGGGGGTCTCCACTTTGGCCATCATCTTGGGGACATTTGGTGCCAGCTGGCTTCCCTTCGCCATCTACTGCTTGGTGGGCGAACGGGAGTATCCATCGGTGTACACCTATGCTACACTGCTGCCAGCCACCTACAACTCCATGATCAACCCTATTATCTACGCCTACAGAAACGCAGAGATCCAGCGCTCCATCTATATGCTTCTCTGTGGCTGCTTTCAGGCCAACGGGGCCTATCGGTCCAGGTCACCAAGTGAGGTCTAA
- the ccdc167 gene encoding coiled-coil domain-containing protein 167, which yields MAKLKDKRREKISVATEIDRLEERRARCQGNLERAEFRSRKEKLSEKERQELDDEMAIMNERVEKLDKELQMLRGENRKNMLLSVALLAVSALFYYIFIYSEEDS from the exons ATGGCCAAATTGAAAGACAAACGACGAGAGAAAATCAGTGTCGCCACTGAG ATTGACCGTTTGGAGGAGCGGCGGGCGCGTTGCCAGGGCAACCTGGAGAGAGCAGAGTTCAGGAGCAGGAAAGAGAAGCTCTCTGAGAAGGAGag ACAGGAACTGGATGATGAAATGGCAATTATGAATGAGAGGGTTGAAAAGTTAG ACAAGGAGCTGCAGATGTTAAGAGGAGAGAACAGGAAGAACATGCTGCTGTCAGTGGCTCTGCTGGCTGTCAGCGCTCTCTTCTACTACATCTTCATCTACAGTGAAGAAGACTCATGA
- the LOC121882532 gene encoding G-protein coupled receptor 6 isoform X3: MNESLLVNDSSASPVAGEALQWMEADSPELNSSLEFSTAPLDFPINPWDIMLCMSGTVIACENAIVVAIIFYTPTLRTPMFVLIGSLATADLLAGMGLILNFVFQYVISSETISLITVGFLVASFTASISSLLAITVDRYFSLYNALTYFSEKTLQYVHLMLLGTWGVSLFLGLLPVLGWNCLDEPASCSIVRPLTRSNVTLLATSFFIIFVLMLTLYFKICKIVCHHAHQIALQQHFFATSHYIATKKGVSTLAIILGTFGASWLPFAIYCLVGEREYPSVYTYATLLPATYNSMINPIIYAYRNAEIQRSIYMLLCGCFQANGAYRSRSPSEV, encoded by the coding sequence ATGAACGAGTCGCTGCTGGTGAATGACTCCTCTGCGAGTCCTGTGGCTGGAGAAGCTCTCCAATGGATGGAGGCTGATTCTCCAGAGCTCAACAGCAGCCTGGAGTTCTCCACTGCCCCACTAGACTTCCCTATCAACCCATGGGACATTATGCTCTGCATGTCAGGCACTGTCATCGCCTGCGAAAATGCCATAGTGGTAGCAATCATCTTCTACACGCCAACACTAAGGACTCCCATGTTTGTGCTGATTGGGAGCCTGGCCACAGCAGATCTGCTGGCCGGCATGGGATTAATCCTGAACTTTGTGTTTCAATATGTGATCTCTTCTGAGACTATCAGCCTTATCACCGTAGGCTTCCTGGTAGCCTCTTTCACAGCATCCATCAGCAGCCTTTTGGCTATAACAGTGGACCGTTACTTCTCTCTCTACAACGCCCTGACATACTTCTCAGAGAAGACGCTGCAGTATGTGCACCTGATGTTACTGGGGACGTGGGGGGTGTCTCTGTTCCTGGGCTTGCTGCCGGTGCTCGGCTGGAACTGCCTGGATGAACCAGCCTCCTGCAGCATCGTCCGCCCTTTGACCCGGAGCAATGTCACACTCCTGGCCACCtccttcttcatcatcttcgTGCTCATGCTGACCCTCTACTTCAAGATTTGCAAGATTGTGTGCCACCACGCCCACCAGATTGCCCTCCAGCAACACTTCTTTGCCACGTCGCATTATATCGCCACCAAGAAGGGGGTCTCCACTTTGGCCATCATCTTGGGGACATTTGGTGCCAGCTGGCTTCCCTTCGCCATCTACTGCTTGGTGGGCGAACGGGAGTATCCATCGGTGTACACCTATGCTACACTGCTGCCAGCCACCTACAACTCCATGATCAACCCTATTATCTACGCCTACAGAAACGCAGAGATCCAGCGCTCCATCTATATGCTTCTCTGTGGCTGCTTTCAGGCCAACGGGGCCTATCGGTCCAGGTCACCAAGTGAGGTCTAA
- the LOC121882532 gene encoding G-protein coupled receptor 6 isoform X2, with amino-acid sequence MTKKRQRGDMNESLLVNDSSASPVAGEALQWMEADSPELNSSLEFSTAPLDFPINPWDIMLCMSGTVIACENAIVVAIIFYTPTLRTPMFVLIGSLATADLLAGMGLILNFVFQYVISSETISLITVGFLVASFTASISSLLAITVDRYFSLYNALTYFSEKTLQYVHLMLLGTWGVSLFLGLLPVLGWNCLDEPASCSIVRPLTRSNVTLLATSFFIIFVLMLTLYFKICKIVCHHAHQIALQQHFFATSHYIATKKGVSTLAIILGTFGASWLPFAIYCLVGEREYPSVYTYATLLPATYNSMINPIIYAYRNAEIQRSIYMLLCGCFQANGAYRSRSPSEV; translated from the exons AT gacaaagaaaagacaacGTGGAGATATGAACGAGTCGCTGCTGGTGAATGACTCCTCTGCGAGTCCTGTGGCTGGAGAAGCTCTCCAATGGATGGAGGCTGATTCTCCAGAGCTCAACAGCAGCCTGGAGTTCTCCACTGCCCCACTAGACTTCCCTATCAACCCATGGGACATTATGCTCTGCATGTCAGGCACTGTCATCGCCTGCGAAAATGCCATAGTGGTAGCAATCATCTTCTACACGCCAACACTAAGGACTCCCATGTTTGTGCTGATTGGGAGCCTGGCCACAGCAGATCTGCTGGCCGGCATGGGATTAATCCTGAACTTTGTGTTTCAATATGTGATCTCTTCTGAGACTATCAGCCTTATCACCGTAGGCTTCCTGGTAGCCTCTTTCACAGCATCCATCAGCAGCCTTTTGGCTATAACAGTGGACCGTTACTTCTCTCTCTACAACGCCCTGACATACTTCTCAGAGAAGACGCTGCAGTATGTGCACCTGATGTTACTGGGGACGTGGGGGGTGTCTCTGTTCCTGGGCTTGCTGCCGGTGCTCGGCTGGAACTGCCTGGATGAACCAGCCTCCTGCAGCATCGTCCGCCCTTTGACCCGGAGCAATGTCACACTCCTGGCCACCtccttcttcatcatcttcgTGCTCATGCTGACCCTCTACTTCAAGATTTGCAAGATTGTGTGCCACCACGCCCACCAGATTGCCCTCCAGCAACACTTCTTTGCCACGTCGCATTATATCGCCACCAAGAAGGGGGTCTCCACTTTGGCCATCATCTTGGGGACATTTGGTGCCAGCTGGCTTCCCTTCGCCATCTACTGCTTGGTGGGCGAACGGGAGTATCCATCGGTGTACACCTATGCTACACTGCTGCCAGCCACCTACAACTCCATGATCAACCCTATTATCTACGCCTACAGAAACGCAGAGATCCAGCGCTCCATCTATATGCTTCTCTGTGGCTGCTTTCAGGCCAACGGGGCCTATCGGTCCAGGTCACCAAGTGAGGTCTAA